A stretch of DNA from Hippoglossus stenolepis isolate QCI-W04-F060 chromosome 16, HSTE1.2, whole genome shotgun sequence:
GTCTAAATGGAATCATACGAGGAATGACTTTGAAGCGTGATAGATGCTAATGTTCCCAACGTTCAAACCATTGTGTAGATGGGATTATGGTCTTTTTTTCGGGGGGGTTTAAAAGGCCTTGATCGTTGTTTTCTCACAAACAACCAGggttgattttgttttaatgtccaGCTCTGTCCAATCCCCCTGCATGGGACTCCTTACACTCCATGTTTATTCAGGGTTTCGTGAATGACTTCCCGTTGTCCTACTGTCAATCTCACACAGACGTCCTACTTCTAAACAGCAGACTATCTCCAAATTCAGCATCGAGGTGGGATCCCTGTTTTTTTCCGTGGGTGTCCGAGCAGATTCCCCACCCCCCGCGGACTTCAAACAAGAATGGGGAAGAGATGCGCTCCCGGAGGATTGTTgtctgtgacaaacacacacacacacacacacatgcaccggCATGCTCGCGCTCATTCAAACACCCAGGGGTCAGCCACCATGACAGTGTGGGAGTGTCTGCGAGGGACCAGGGGCTGTGACTAAAGACACAGGACGGTTCacagctgactgactgaccttAAAGAACGATACGGCTTGTTGGGTCCCAACAACACTGTTACCTCACCAGCAAACGACCGCTGGAGCAATCGAACACGCACCAAACTCAAAGCAACACCCTGACCCAACCGTTAATATTAGTTACGTCCAATCAAATTCTGTTACTGGGATTAATCTGTGATCTTTTCCTTGGGTTTCCATGATCATGAAAGCTGAGGGATGGAGCAGGGAGGCAACAGTCAGCTGAAGAACTCTATATTTATTGGGGCTTTGGAGGTAACGCGGGTCAAATAATCAGAGCGTCGCTGGTTTGATCCCGGGATCCTCCAGTCTGCACACTGAAGTCTCCTCGGGTTAGATGCTGCACCTCAATGAACGCACCGTATGAATGTGTAGGTGTGAATGGGCGAATATGGAttttactgtaaagtgctttgagtggtcgataaaagggcttttaaaaatatttaccaTAGGGATTCTGatccttttttaaaagataattttgGACCTCAAAGCCATGAGAGGACAGTGCAGgtgtgaaatggggagagagacacGTAGCAAAGGCCGGaactgaacctgcagcagctgcaggaagacgTATGTgagaaaaccttttttatttgcaatttCATGTTCTGCTTATTCATGTCtggtccaaaaacatgcaggttAAGTAAATATGAAATTGCAAATTCCCCAGAACTTAAAAAGTAGATGTAtgatctgtctctctgtgttaaTCCTGCAACAGATTTGTGATTTTCCTccaatgcatgctgggagacAAACTAGAATTTAATACgctttcagtgttttctctgacCACAGAGGAAGACATAACTGTCCAAACTCTCACACTGTCCTTCCTGGAATACATTCATAGTGTTGCAGTCCCAAAAGTGTGCCAGCAACACTCATGTtaacaggaaaacaggaaatttGGAACCTTGAGGATGTTTCTGATAAATCTTGAGCTGCTCAGTTGTTTCGGGGCTCGCGTCACATTTGAAAATACGAATCCTCACAACACAAACCTTTAACTTTTAGGGTGGATTCTTGGTTTTAGGATATAGAGCTGGTGTCAGGGTTGGGGTAAAGAGTGAAGTTGATTTGGTAAAGGTTGAAGTCTCAGGGGAATTAATGAATGCAATGCCCCCCTAAGTGGTGgaagagggtgtgtgtgtgtgtgtgtgtgtgtgtgtgtgtgtgtgtgtgtgtgtgtgtgtgtgtgtgtgtgtgtgtgtgtgtgagtgtgcaacCAGGCATCTAAACATGTGGTGGACCTCTGGGAATGTGCATCCAtgcagagcaggagcaggtTTAGTGTTACTTACTTAACTAAAGGCCTGTTTAACTTCTATtctctcattttatttcatctcgATGCTCAGCGGGAGGGAGCCACACACCAGCACAGCAAAAAGTTAAGAAAAGCACAATTTATTtaaactcatgatgaagacagCAAGTGTAAAATATATGCATAGACATATGTGGGCATGTGAGGTTGTCACCACTTGACCAGCAAGTCATAAGAAAATACAGAACTTTAAAAGAAACGAAAACGAAATGGCAAAAAGCCCGTAATTGTCCCGACAACCTCAGACGACAAGTCTCTGACGTGACCGTGTGTTTGAGTGTGGCCTGGATTCCCTGCTGGACAGGGCTGAGGAAACAGGAGGCCTTTGAACAGGAGGTTACACAAGCATCCGTGTGGCTCCGCACACTCCCTACACCTTCCAGcgcttttattttcctgtttttatgtaCGAGAGCGGACAGGGACACGCTGTACACAGATGACCACACATCCACCCGGATagcagacacatacacactaacccTGCTGCGTCCGTCCACACACAACCTCGTCCTTTCCTTTTCACTGATCAGGATCGATGTGAATCTGTCCAAAGCACCGACCTCCTTCAGGGAACAAACGCTCCCTGACGGTGGATGTGAAACTGCGGAATGTGACTGTTTTTGGAGCTGAACATCTGGACAAACCTGTGAAAACCCATTAAATCACTTTCCAGTTCCACAACCATAGTCAACGCCAGAAAATGTGCGCCTTCGCGGGCGTCGTGACTCCGTCGGTGTGTGAGTCAAACTGCTCCTCAGCCTCATCAGACAGGAAGCTGTACCTAGCGATGGGCTGAGAACACAGGAAGTCAATATCAGCATGCCTGGAATTCCAGCATTGTGTTCTCGCTGCAGAGACAAGAAAGACTTCTGCGTCATTCCCGCCACAATACTCTCCTGatataaatgttttacagtAATGTTGCTTTGCAGTCTCATACATGCCTGCACaacaaatactgtgtgtgtgtgtgtgtgaccagtcctgagtcagtctcagctgtcaatcatgacctttcaccgcatttttatagcatcaaataactaattaaaaccaaacttagcaAATTACAGAAACGATCCATGAGTTAAATGTATTTGATACATACAttcacattttagtttggtccatgtcctatcaACTAGCATGGGAAACGCAGAGTTTATGAGCAAtgctgcaggcagccaccaggggggcgtTCGAGGCGCTTTGGCTTGCCTTTTGGAGAACATGGATACCATGACATCACCAAATGCAACGAAGACAACGAGGCTGAAGTCCGCGAACGCAACAAGAGGTCCAAGAAAAGATCCACAAAGAAATCACACGGTCCACGGAAAGTTCCAAACACATCAGACGTCTCCTCAAAGGGTCCAAAAGGAAAGTCTCCTAACTTTAAGGTGGctttaacatgtgttttaaaactcaCAGTGATGATCCTGGTGCAACTTAAGAGCAGAAATAACACATATGTACATTCACATTGAAAACAAGGGCTAAACTCAGCTTTGTGCAAACAGGCATATTTTGTACAGTAAACATTCAGTTTACATAACTTAGCTTCTTATCTCAGCTGTGACACAGACATGACGTTTGAGgaactaataaaaacatatgaCACTTCAACACAGATCTTAACTGTAACTTCACATGAGCGAAAAATCTGCCAAATAAATagcaaaaatggaaatgagAATCTCAAACCCTGTCCCAGTGAAAATGACGAGCTTTGACATGATCCTGTTATTTTATCCTGACCTCTGTTTGAAGTTAGTTTGTGTTTCAAACTGACGTCAAACCCCTTAATTACAGGTTCAGCTCACTACTGCCCCCCATTGGTTGGACACTCTGATCTCAGGTCAGAGGAAGACAAATCTAAATAAATCCACTCTAATGTGCAACAGCCCAATGATCAACACATGTGATTCTGTTTGTTTCACATGGAAGCATGGGAAGTTAAAAGCCTTTAACATCAGAGGAAACCGCAGCTTGATAAATTGTTATTATCTGCAGATTAAAGCCCGATGGCTCCTTCTTCATGTGCTCCTCTGACATGTGGCAGGTCACTTTGCTCATGTGTGCTGTGGGAGGTGGCAGTACCCCGAGGGTTGTACACTGCCACCTTGAGGCCAGGGGGTGAAAGGTCCACGGGTGTAGCCCGGAGGTGGCTCCTTGCTGGTGGCCTCGCTGAGGTCAGGCTTATCTGACCCCGGCGTGGTGTCTGCCCTCTGTGGGTCCTGCTCCACGCTGTCCTGCccgtgtgtgcttgtgttgaCAACGCTGTTAGACACCAGGTCCTGTGTGGACCTGGAGACGCCGCGGTTGGGTAGAGACACGTAGCCGTCTCCGTTCTGGGTGAATTTCACAGGGGGGGGAAAGTCCTCTGATGAGGTCCTGTCGTCTTTCTCCAGACACTCGACCTCCTCCGACTTGTGGCCGGGCTCTGATCCCTGTCAGAAAGACACAGGTCAGTTGGAAAATCATTCAGTCACTTGCTAGACGTCATTTGAAAAATTGTAAGTTGCTATAAAGTATGGATTTCTTCCTACCAGCAAATCTATATGTGTTGAATTTAagtaacatgtttatttatctattaaTTTACACTGAATattcctatttatttatttatgtctaaATAGTATTAACTATCTTGTCATATATGGTTTTCTCTGCTCATATTCCAATATTTAACCCTTTCTTCCTATTAAAGCACTTAGTTAaagtactatataaataaagtaagtattattattattattacattttttatttagttcatACAAAACCAAAGTGTCAAATGAGATGAGGAGTTTCTTATTAAGAAGGAaatcttctcatccaactcACAAAACTGTGAGTAAGTACTTTTCAGTACTTTTCATTTATTGGATAGAATTTCATCAGATCAATTGATACTAAACGACGAAGATACCGGACATaaagatttaattaaattaggTTTCGTctcgtcttttcttttttcttctgttttatgttGAGGACTGAAACCTGAGAGATGAgcctgctgagctgctgaccTTGCAGAAGATGTACGGTCCACTGAAACTCATCTTCTCAGCAGGACTGGACAAGTCGTCACTGTTCCAGAAACCTTCGTCCGGCTCCAGCAGCTTTTCGTTAACTGTGGTGATCGGCACCAGGGAACCCagtgaggagctgcagggagagaaggagcagagagTCAGTATCGCATCTCATATctcatatcttatcttatcttatcttatctcttaTCTCATCTCTTACCATTCCGATGTGTTGTCCAGTAGCACTTTGCAGATGGACGTGTCCTCAGTCTGCAGCGTCCAACTGGTAGCACACTGGCTCACAGAAAAGTACACAATGACTCACACGTCACCAAAAAAATTGGAATTAGAGATTAGATCTAAACTAGATTCATTACACCAGTCTCACCTTGATCTCACACAGGATGTTACTTTTGTGTGGAGAGGGAACGGACTCCACCCACAGGATGACCCTCCTGTTTGGGCAGGATACACAAGAGAGTTTTATTCAAAGTGAAACAATAAATTTAATGTTCAATGCTTTATTAAATGCCATGATCGGTATGGATAGTTAAACCTTTGTAGTCTCACTGGCTTCACGGGATTATGTTTAACATGTATTTGTTTGCACTGACTGTTCATTCTGGTAATCTCAGTGTGTTGGAGAAAggacacaacacaaatacagtcTGGACACATGTATATAAAATACCTTTGACAAGCTGGAATGGTGCAGTAGAGTGTGAAGAAGACCGTGACCGCAAACACACCGATGAGAACATATATCAAGGTGGTGAGGGACCAGGTTCCTGCCAGAGAACAgaacacagaataaataacCATAATCCAAATTCAATAAATAGGTGAAATAAAACGTGTATCTCAGTGGTACCTGCGTGTGAAGTCCAGTCTACGGGATCGGTCCATTCAGACGGGATCCCCTCGTACCTGGAACCGTCTCCGGGGGCGACCAGGGACCTGACTTTGACCTGGTGGAGCTGGGACGGGGCCAGAGACGCTCCCTGGATGGTGAGGGACGTGGACCCCTCGGAAATGTTCAGCGGGGTGGAACATTCCTGAGGATTTAATAGatataaaatcaaatttaaaggCAAACTAAATGCACTTCTACGATAAATGATGAATCATGAAATCATGCGACGTAGAAAAACTTGAGAAACATTAATTTATTGACCAGTTGAACAGTAATAATCAAGTGTTAAAGGTTTCTTACCTGATCCTGTGTTCTGTGGTAGCAGACCTGATAGGACAGTTTCAGTTTGGAAGCTGTGCTCGGTTCAGTCCATTCCACGATCCACttgttgtctttctctttcactctcagcTGCCGTGGCGGGTTGGGACGGACTGAGGACCAAGAGGTGAGACCTTGTCATTGGTCACATTAAGATTAAGGTCACACTTGTAAACTCATAAACTCTGTATAGACTGGGCAGACTGGATTTAATCAATTTAAGACTAGTAttaattcatattcataatgcccttttttaaatatatattttcatatatgaTGTACATAtctaataaatgtatatattcaatatatttatatatctattataataaatatgaatacaaatatgtatctatctgtctatcatgttttatcttatcttgcATGGTCATAAACAGACAGTGATGCAGTGCTGCCATTTAAACAGGAGGTGGCGTCACAGCTCTTCTGTTTgtcctcctgcagcctgtgtgtctctaacatcctcctctcctcctctcctcctcctcctcctcctcctcctcctcctcctctcctcctcctctcctctcctcctctcctcctcctctcctcctctccctcctctcctcctcctcctctcctcctctcctctcctctgtctcgtGTCCACTCACTGTGCTGGTAGGCCTCAAACgtcctggctgtgtgtgttggtaggagctccagcagcagatgTGCAGGGTCTGTGCTGGTCAGTGAGCAGCTGTACCTCAGGGCCGTGCTGCTGCCCTCCGAGCTGACTGTTGGGTTCATGCAGCATCTCTCAGACCTGCAGGCAGGGATTAGAGTGAGTGAGCGACGGCCTCGCTCGGCCTCGACCGGGCGGCGTTGTCAACACTCGACTTACACTGCAGTGTGGCGGTGTCGACAGGCCAGCTGGTAGCTAATGAAGGGAGCCAGCTCTCTGCTCACCTCCCAGCTGCACatcacctccttctctccatgCAGCACACAATGCAAACTGGGAAACTGCCTAGTGTCTGAGGCCAGAGAGAAATGCACAGAGAGGGAAGATTAGAAATGTGAGGGACGGAGATGAGGAGCGAAACTTCGGTGGTTTTTCAGGAATGTCACGGTTGAGGCTAATTTGTGCACATGCAGGAAATGATTCAtagttttgcatgttttctttcctgtgaCTCACCTTCCTCAGTCTTCCAGGTCACCACCGGACTCCAGGAGCTCCACTGGCCCACGCTGGCCCGGGCCCTCACCCGGGCGTCGTACCTGCGACCGGGCAGCAACAGTTGCCTCTCGAGTTTCACGCTGGTGTTTGTGACTTCATCggtctgcagagagagggaagaaggatGAATCCTGgattacaaaataataaattcagGGTTAAGGATGAATCGTCTatggttttattgtttctgcTTCCAGCGCGTGTGGTGAAACACTCATTTTATATCAGCACATGGTTTAGCAACTAGCTAAAAGTGTGGATTAGGcaacaaatacatgtatttgtttttagctaaataaagatggacgacacatcctCCACAGACccagagtctgagcagcaggCTAACAATCGGGATGGAGGCACAGGTCACATTTCcccctttcaaattaaaaccaaacttatctgAAGGAAATgtaacatcagtgtgataagaacaatctaaagtgacagaaacgATCTTTGATAAAAATTTAATtgacgtgtttttgtttgttacaagtccgctaacacggaggaggctgggtttatgagctatgctgcagccggccaccaggtggcagtttggatgctttggcctcacttttgtggagctgtcatgtcgtccatctttttctAAACAGTTTATGTTTGTATCCTGTTTCACTTGTTGACAAACTAACAAAGGCAGCATTTTATCAGGTGTCACTTCATGTGTCGCTCGGTCTCACACGTTGATGTGTGTGAATACTCTTCACACgctgcttctcctgctctgttcttcACCGCAGCTCAGACTCGACACGAGTATCCAGGTTTGAATAAGTTGAAACACCAGCAATTTCTTATCTTGGCGATAAACAACGTTTTCAGATGTTCAGAGAATACAATCGTCCTGTTGAAAAGAAGCTTTGACTAATCTGATTTCAACTTTCATGTGTGACGTTTCAATTGAAATCAAAGGTTTCAGAAATATTAGGACACACATTTGTAATTTCAAAtcaaagatgtgtttttttaatgctcaCAGTCCAGTGGTCGTGTTGCTCTGGTCTGTAGCTGAGCTGGTAGCTGAGATTTCCgatccaggaggaggaggaggaggaggaggaggaggaggagtagggaCTGGACCAGCTGAGCCATCGGCCTCCGTCTCCTGGATCGTGTGCAGACAGATCCGCTGGTGGACGAGCTCTCACTGTACGAACCCAAACACAGAACCACATATATTCAGCTGCAGCGACGGTACCGACAGACTCTAATGTATTTGTCACACCTCTGACAGGCTGTAAACTCACAGTGCTGAGAGAGATCCAGAGGCTTGTGTGGGGCCGATGAACAAACAGTCTGCGTCTCGTTCTCGAGGAAGAAGACGGTGTGTTTGCCCCCGATGGAAAACGCACGAGTTTCATATCTACACTGGACGGTCCCGGGTTCATCTGGGCCTGGCGGACTGTACGGCTCACACAACTTCCTGCAAGGACACACAACTGAGTCTCTCCCGTTGTCTCACAATGATCCTTTTCACCATTTGTTCCCTCAGATGGTCTGTTTGGATTTTAcctgttgttttcagtttggaACCAAAGCTGCGGTGACGTGTCTCCGTGTTTCCTCCATCTGCAGTGGACGAAGGACTCGTAGTCGTTATGGCAACTTAAGGATTCCAGCAGTGGAGACTctgggcagagagggagaacatTAGTATTTAGATTAGTGGGCGATGGCTAAAGTCCTGTGGTGTTGTGTTGGTCATTGTAAAAAAGAATCCATTACTTTTCAAAGTCATGCATTCAAGTAAAAGTGTTTGCATTACACTTTTTGTTAATGTGTTAATACATTGTTTCGTTATACTTTTGGGCAATTTAATACGTTTATAATGTAAATCAAACTTGAAACGAAAAAGTTCACTTTCTTGTGACATGATTGTAGAAAAACTTGGAAATATTCCTTCAATGTGcatttttctatgtttttaaagaaaatttgAGGCTAAatgatcatttgttttattttcaagatGATTCCCTTCATAATATCTGGAAAATAAATagcaaaatattttatttcgGATAAACATAGTGTagtaaaaataactttaaataacttCCTCTCTGAAATCTGAGGGAGATAGAAGCAATGCAAGCAAACTACAAGTACTTCAAAGTAGTTTGCagtatttgagtaaatgtacttagttacattccATTATgttcaaaccacagactgtatataaagatgaatgacatcatacagcgccccagaagtgaagccaaaacatcttggtCAACACAACGATTGGTCGAGCAAGTGCGTGGGACCTTGAACCCTCCACGATTATTAATGCGCAGTATCTGgcaatattttggcttcattttcgtGCAgagactgttgttttttttgcctcctgCCTCCCAAAGCATCCCGATTTATCTGAGCCATGAAGTTTTTAATCTGAAATATTCAAACTAAGCATCTGAAATGGGATCCTGCTGAGACGTACCGTTCggtgagctgctgctctcacgGACGCTGCAGCGATCTGGACCAGAGGGGAGAACCAGAAGAGGGAGCGCCGACCACAGCACGACCCAGAGGAGAGGCATCGTTTTTGGGGACAGGGAGCGTTAAGAGGCCGTTCTTTTCCGAGCTGCTCTCAGCAGGAGTGAAGTGAGTGCATTCATATCAACGAGACGTCTGTGGACGAGAGAGGGAGgcaatgtaaacacagagagagagagagaccgactCAGACCAGTGAAGAAATGAGTCAtggcagcagaaacagaaacttcTGCTTTGAGTGTTGTGGTCACCCCCCCCCATCCGCCTGCTtcttatctttctctctcaggtgtCATTGGCCctgataaatacaaaaatatatacaacaaacacaaaaacacacacacacaaacacacacatgcaaattaccttaaataaaataagtttgAGTGATCACTTGTTTTTTACGCCTCCGCTTAAATATACGGCCACTTTCTGATATCTCTCAAATTCTATTTTCATGACATTATGTGAAAATTAACGTGAAAAGACAAATAAGTttaaaggaaagaggagaaaagtaaaagaatgGGTCAGATTGTGTCAGTGCACTGAGCCAAAAGGGGATTTTCAGGGTCACTCATGCGCAACTGACTCCACTTCTGCCATTTAGCTTCTGTTTACAGTAGGTGTAGGGAAACCACCACCAGAACAATGTGAGAATCCAACATTAAAACTGAAAGCAAACGACGAGCAGGTTTGACTGTGATATTCCCAAACATGTGCACAAGTCTGCGAAATGACAGTGTGCATCCGAGAAGACACAAAGAAATCTGTGTTTCATGAAAGAGCACAACTGGTTTCTTTCAACCTGGCGTCCTGGCTGAACACCTCCGCTAGAGAGGGGATGTTTTCGCCCGACCTCTGAATCGATTCCCATAAAACGTATTGGAAAGCTGGGACGTGGACCAAGGACGAATCCAGTCCATTTTGTTATTAATCTCGACAAAGGTTAAATATTGCGAAATAGGGAGTTAATCTTTTAGGGTTCTCACACATCTTTTACAAATTTCGCAAAAGAAATAACTCATGGACCATTGaggaaactgatatctatgatgACGTCTGCGTTTATCTGCTCATGGAAATTCGCTGTAATTGATGTAATATCTGAGTCAAAGGAAGTCAATGTGTCAGACATCTTGATTTCATCCTCTCAACACATTTCATCATCAGCTCTATGGAAGACCACACAGCAAGTCCAGCGCTGTTTGGATTAATATTCCAGAGAGAACAATCGAAAAgaatcattttaaatctttgaaTAACAAAATCACGATGACAAATCCTGATAACTACAACATACACACAATTCCAAGCTGTGGGACACTTTTAATTTAAGGAATATAGACGTGAACAATTCCACACAACTCTCAGCCCTTGAACACCCGTGTCTTGATCTCAGCCCTGACCCACAGAATCAGAAAATCTCCCTCTTACCACAGCCTGAAAAAAACCAACTCTGCCTTTCGCCATCCGTCAGTCTGCCTCCACTGCTTCCTTCTCGTCAGCCGGCTCCTCGCCAACGCTGTCGAGAAGTCAGTGGGAGTTTCTTCTGTGACGAGGTCCGTTTCCCCTTTTCTGTCCACACTGACACCAAATGTCACTTTATCACACCGTCAGCCGTTTTTCATCCGCAGGCTGCAGAATGTCTTTTCCaatgaaaatgcatttacaTACTGAAGTGACCGCTGAGGCGCAGACTCTGGGTCAGATCTGGGGTCATTTAGAGAGGCCGGAAACAATGTGTCCAGGAATGTACAGTCTACTTTTGAGATAGTTCCCCGTAATTATTTTACAGCA
This window harbors:
- the csf2rb gene encoding cytokine receptor common subunit beta, coding for MPLLWVVLWSALPLLVLPSGPDRCSVRESSSSPNESPLLESLSCHNDYESFVHCRWRKHGDTSPQLWFQTENNRKLCEPYSPPGPDEPGTVQCRYETRAFSIGGKHTVFFLENETQTVCSSAPHKPLDLSQHLRARPPADLSAHDPGDGGRWLSWSSPYSSSSSSSSSSSWIGNLSYQLSYRPEQHDHWTTDEVTNTSVKLERQLLLPGRRYDARVRARASVGQWSSWSPVVTWKTEEDTRQFPSLHCVLHGEKEVMCSWEVSRELAPFISYQLACRHRHTAVSERCCMNPTVSSEGSSTALRYSCSLTSTDPAHLLLELLPTHTARTFEAYQHIRPNPPRQLRVKEKDNKWIVEWTEPSTASKLKLSYQVCYHRTQDQECSTPLNISEGSTSLTIQGASLAPSQLHQVKVRSLVAPGDGSRYEGIPSEWTDPVDWTSHAGTWSLTTLIYVLIGVFAVTVFFTLYCTIPACQRRVILWVESVPSPHKSNILCEIKCATSWTLQTEDTSICKVLLDNTSECSSLGSLVPITTVNEKLLEPDEGFWNSDDLSSPAEKMSFSGPYIFCKGSEPGHKSEEVECLEKDDRTSSEDFPPPVKFTQNGDGYVSLPNRGVSRSTQDLVSNSVVNTSTHGQDSVEQDPQRADTTPGSDKPDLSEATSKEPPPGYTRGPFTPWPQGGSVQPSGYCHLPQHT